A stretch of the Acyrthosiphon pisum isolate AL4f chromosome A2, pea_aphid_22Mar2018_4r6ur, whole genome shotgun sequence genome encodes the following:
- the LOC100160016 gene encoding phosphatidylinositol glycan, class P-like has protein sequence MITSETPRQNTPSPTESRANYGFALYLASKTAFVVYLAWAFIPSHWLECIGLTYLPQKYWAITIPVWVCCFIVAITLLYPAVNMLLVPPMNDPRILTDSYARETINEVRPGGIPTVSDLDLSEVCKTLYLDSKNTN, from the coding sequence ATGATCACTTCTGAAACTCCTCGTCAAAATACACCATCTCCAACCGAAAGTCGAGCCAATTATGGGTTTGCCTTATATTTGGCTTCTAAGACCGCATTTGTTGTTTATTTAGCATGGGCATTTATACCAAGTCATTGGTTGGAATGTATTGGTCTAACATACCTACCACAAAAGTACTGGGCAATTACCATACCTGTGTGGGTATGTTGTTTCATTGTGGCCATTACTCTTTTATACCCAGCTGTTAATATGCTGCTTGTTCCACCAATGAATGATCCTCGTATATTAACAGATTCATATGCTAGAGAAACAATTAATGAAGTCCGTCCTGGAGGTATACCAACAGTATCTGACCTTGATCTTTCAGAAGtttgtaaaacattatatttagattctaaaaatacaaattaa